ATCGATATCGTCGAAATGAATTTCTTCATACTCGCTTAAGTTAACCTGATACTTCTCGAGATAGCTAGTGAGTTTTTTAAATGTAACGTTGTATTGAACCATATTGTTAGTATTTGCATCTCGTATCTCTGTTAATTTAGCAATACAAGGCGAGAGAAAAGCAATGCTGTCATTAATTTTCTTATACTCTTTTAGATAGGTAACGGTGCACATTAAAGGACTTTGGATAGCTGCAAGTTGATCTATGAGCTCAGGCTTATATTTCTCAATATAATTGACTACCACAGGACAGGGTTGGGCAATAACGGTTTCTAAATTTAATTCAGTCAGTTCTTTTATATAAGCCCATGTAGTTATATCGGCACCAAGGCTTACGTCATATATCAAACGAACGCCTTTGGCTTTTAGAAAACCAAACAGCCTATATAGGTTTGGGATATTAAATTTTGCTGAAGGGGCAACGGTAAGAGATATTTTTTCCCCCTTAGCTAAATCGGAGAAAAATCTTTCAGTATCATCGATGTAATCTCTGGCGTTATGGTTACAAGCTATGACGCACTCGCCGCAACCTATGCAGAGGTCATGGTTAACAGAATGAACTAACTTACCTTTGTATGATACAACGGTGTTTGCGAATTCAGTCGGACATACATTTATGCACTTATTGCAATTAACACAGCGTTCGTGATCAGTTAAAATAAGCTCCATCTGCACACCTCCATTTTGCAAAACATAGCAAATACATGGGAATAAATTACTATATATCTATTATATTGTACCATTTTTATTTCAATTTAACTATAATTATTAATAACTGTTATAGTGTTTTGTTGAATGCTATTTACAAAAGCTTTAATAGGTTTTATAGTATGCTTTGTAATGTATTTTATATATAGAAGGATGGTGTTCTATGCAAACAATCATCCGTTTAGAGGCGATTGAGAAGCAGTTTGATGGCGAGGTTGTAATTCATCCGTTGGATTTATCGATATATGAAGGTGAATTCTTGACGTTATTAGGGCCAAGTGGTTGTGGAAAGACAACACTACTTCGTATGGTAGCTGGGTTTGAGCAGCCTACGAGTGGTGAGATATACCTAGATGGAATACCCCAAAAGGGTAAAGCACCGTATGAACGGGATATGAATATGGTGTTTCAGCAATATGCTTTATTTCCGCATATGAATGTAGAAGATAATATATTATTTGGACTGAAAATTAAAAATGTACCAAAAGCCGAACAGGAAAAACGGCTTATAGAAGTGTTAAGTTATACTAAGCTAGCGAATTTTCGTAAACGCCGTCCAGCTCAGCTTTCTGGTGGACAACAACAGCGAGTGGCGATTGCTAGGGCAATTATTAATCGACCGAAGGTCTTGCTGTTAGACGAGCCATTAGGGGCGCTAGATTACCAACTACGGAAAAGTCTACAGCTAGACTTGAAAAATCTTCAGAAAACCTTAGGTATTACCTTCGTTTATGTTACCCATGATCAAGAAGAAGCATTGATGATGTCGGATCGGATTGTGATAGTTAACGAGGGGAAAATTGAGCAGATAGGTTCACCGCAGGATATTTATCGGAGTCCTAAAACAACATTTGCAGCTAAATTTATTGGTGAGAATAATTTTTTTCAGCAGGGTGATTTGAGGTTTTGTGTGCGACCTGAAGATATAACGATTGAACTGGCTAATAAAAATGAAAGATCAGATAATGACCTGCAAAAACACTTATTACATAAGAAGCAAGGGTTGGTTCAAGAAATTGTGTTTACAGGTAATGTCCACAAAATCTATGTCGTTCCGAAGGATGAAGCAGATAAGAAAATCATCGTATATGATTATCATAAAGGCAAAACAAGCTGGCAAAAGAATGATGAAGTAGTGCTTTCTTGGTCCCAGGAGGATGAGGTGATGCTAAATTGATAGCAGTACTTATGCGAATTAGAG
This is a stretch of genomic DNA from Desulfuribacillus alkaliarsenatis. It encodes these proteins:
- a CDS encoding ABC transporter ATP-binding protein; translated protein: MQTIIRLEAIEKQFDGEVVIHPLDLSIYEGEFLTLLGPSGCGKTTLLRMVAGFEQPTSGEIYLDGIPQKGKAPYERDMNMVFQQYALFPHMNVEDNILFGLKIKNVPKAEQEKRLIEVLSYTKLANFRKRRPAQLSGGQQQRVAIARAIINRPKVLLLDEPLGALDYQLRKSLQLDLKNLQKTLGITFVYVTHDQEEALMMSDRIVIVNEGKIEQIGSPQDIYRSPKTTFAAKFIGENNFFQQGDLRFCVRPEDITIELANKNERSDNDLQKHLLHKKQGLVQEIVFTGNVHKIYVVPKDEADKKIIVYDYHKGKTSWQKNDEVVLSWSQEDEVMLN